TTATTCTGTCATCGTAGTGTCAGTGTAAATAATCTTTAGTTCAACTTATATATTACATCCCGAGAAGGAGTGAGTGTCATGATTGATACGAAAAAAGGATTTCTGGGACCGGAACATGTAGATCTGTTAAATGGTGTGTTCCAAACATCACAAGAGGTGGGGGAGCGGTACCTGTTATCGCTGGATATTGATCGATTCCTGGCTCCATGCTTCGAAGCTCATGGTTTACCTGCCCGAAAAGAGCGTTACGCGGGTTGGGAGGCACGTACCATCAGCGGACATTCCCTCGGACATTATCTGTCTGCCCTGGCTGTGACGTATCAGGCAACCGGGAATATCACGTTAAAAGAAAGACTGGATTATGCTGTCACCGAGCTGGCGAGAATCCAGCAGACCACGGGGAGTGGGTATATCGGTGGTTTGTCCGAAGAACCTTTCCACATGGCTTTTCGAGCAGAGAATATCGGTGGATTCAATATCGGTGAATACTGGGTTCCCTGGTACAGTGTGCACAAAATCTATCGCGGCCTGATTGATGCCTATAAACTCACTGGCAACGGACAGGCACTTGATGTCGTTACTCGATTTGCAGACTGGGCGGTTGAAGGTTTGCTCCCGATGACAGAAGAACAGATGCAGACGATGCTTCAAAGTGAACACGGGGGCATGAATGAAGTATTTGCACATTTGTATGGGATTACCGGCAAAGCCTTATATCTTGAGATCGCTAACAAGTTTACCCATCAATTGATCCTGAGACCCTTGGAGCACAAGCAGGACGATCTTCAAGGCAGACACGCCAATACGCAGATTCCCAAAGTGATCGGTGCAGCCGAAATCTATAACCAGGACCATACCCATGAGAGTTATCGGACAGCGGCAGAGTTTTTCTGGAATACCACGGTGCATCATCGTTCTTACGTATTTGGTGCGACGAGCATTTCGGAGCATTACGAAGCAAAGGGCATGGAGAGTCTTGGCATCAAAACAGGAGAGAGCTGCTGTACTCACAACATGTTGCACCTTACCAAGCAACTCTTCGCCTGGAATCACGATAGTGCCTACATGGACTATTATGAAAACGCCATCTATAATCACATCCTTGGCACGCAGGACCCGGATACGGGGAACAAAACGTATTTTGCATCAACGCTGCAAGGCCACTACAAAATCTATGGTACTCACGATACCGCTTGGTGGTGCTGTACAGGATCAGGCATGGAGAACCCGGGCAAATATGCCGAGGCGATCTATTTTGAAGATGAACAGGACCTGTACGTCAACCTGTATATCGCTTCCCAGCTGGATTGGACGTCTCAGGGAATATCCCTGAAGCTCGAAACCGACTTTCCTTATTCGGAAAAGGTGACCCTGACGATCACCGGAGGCAGCGCCTCGGCCCATCTAAGACTACGCGTACCCTCATGGCTGCAAGAGCCAATGACGGCAACAGTTAACAGGGATACGGAACATCCGTATACACGGATGGAACCCGGCTATCTTTCCATCGACCGCACATGGACAACGGGCGATGTCATCACCATCACACTGCCGATGTCACTCCGCCAGTACACTGCCCGGGATGATTCCCACAAAGTGGCATTCCTGTACGGCCCGATAGTACTCGCTGGTGCACTAGGAAACGAGGGTCTTCCGGAGGATACGATTGTGGATGAAACAGCTCTAAATCCCAAGACTGCACCTGTGCCTGTGATCTGGACGGAGCAGGATGATGTACGAGAGTGGATCAAGGTTGTGGATGCAGACACGTTAACATTTGAACTTAGCAAAGATGTTACTTCCACAGGCGAAGCCGTGAAGCTCATTCCGTTCTATGATGTGCATCACGAATTTTATACCGTGTACTGGCCGTTTAACGATGAAGGGGATGCGCTGGAGAAAGAGTTGAACGATATCACGATCGACAGGGTTCAAGCGGATGGTCAGCAGGATGAGATTGGACATCAACTAGATAGCAATTGCCGTGGGGAGCATCATAATGGTTCTACCACGGATGGCCGTAAGAAGTTGCATATGTGGCGAGAGGCTTTTGGCGTCAGTGGAGCTTACTTCAGTTACCAACTGGCGGTGGATCGTAAAGCAACCAATTATCTATGTGTGGCCTATTGGGGCGGAGATCATTCCGCGTTTAAACGGGAAGGTAAGTTATATGACAGACAATTCGCTATTACCGTGGATGGAACACTCATTGGCGAGCAGAGAATTCACATGAATAAAATTGGCGACGTGTTCTATGTGACCTACGATATTCCTGAGGCCGTAACATCAGGCAAAAACAGCGTTACAGTAATGTTCCAGGCGAAGGGAGACAATGGCTGTGCCGGGAAAGTTGTAGAGGTGCGCACCACGCGAAGTAAACGGGAATCCATCTTTTCATAATAAGAGGCACGGTGTGAAAAGGCGCAAACACAATGTTATAATGAAAATAAATTACGGTTAGTTGGAAGAGGAGGTTGGAAGTGTGGCAAAACCCGATAGTAAAGGTACTTATAACTTTCAGGATTGGTTAACTTGGGAGGGGGCATGGGAATTAATTAACGGCAAAGCTTTTAATATGTCCCCAGCACCCACTTCATTGCACCAGTTTATTGTGGGTGAGCTGCACTTCTCTTTACGGACTTTTTTTCAGAATCGGAAATGTTTTGTGTTTGTTGCCCCTTTTGATGTGTATTTTAGCGAAAATGAACAATATGACCTACCAGATCAAGTTGTACAGCCTGATTTATCGGTAGTGTGCTCCAAAGACCAGATATCCAAAAGTGGCTGTCACGGTGCGCCTTCTTTAATTATTGAGGTGTTATCACCTTCGACTGCGTTAAAGGATTTTAACGAAAAATTTAACTTGTATCAGAAATATGGTGTGAACGAATACTGGATTGTTGACCCCGGCAATCAAACCGTCCATGTGTACACGCTGGAGGAAGGCAGTTACCAGACCCGTCATCTGTATACAGAGCAGGAAACGATTCAATCAGTTATATATCCCGAACTGGTAATTCCGTTGGATTCGCTGTTCAAGTTCAGGTAGTGCGAAGCGTCAATCTGTCTGCTACAGACGAAGCAATAAGGCGGCCATTTTTTTATTCTAACGAACCGTACACGTTTTATATGGGCAATATTGATGTGGTGGAAAATGTAACGAATCTCAGCGATGCTATTTCATTCGAAATAGGCGATAAACAACGTTTTTACACCTAATACGCGAACATAACGTGTCTCAGGTTCGTTACATTTTCAGATGAGCTGAAATACACCAAATAGCGTCACCTCAGTTCGTTAGCCGTAGAATACATTATTGTGGAAATTACTGCGCAGCGTAGAAGATGCACCTTTTTGTATCGTTGGGCATCGGCTCACCGGATCACTGGGGCAGCAAAATTATCAATAAGAACACGAAAAATAATGAACCAACGTAAAAGGGACGAAAGCGGATGATCTCCGATTCGTCCTTTTTGGATTGCTCCTTTTTCAGACAAGTCTTATATAAAAAATGACACGCGTAGCTATTTTCCACGTATTACCTGATAACATTTCTTCTCCACAATCTGCTGTCTCGTAAAACTCACTTTTTATGGATTGACCACAAAATTTCCTGCCAAGTTCCACGTTGTCCCTGAAAATATGAAATGGGATAAGCCCAAACCACGTATATTATGAGTATTCAAATATCCAATCATATCCACCTGAGAGCGTTAACATCATGTACAATAAGAATAAGTTGAATAGGAAAATTACGACATGAAGCACCAATATATAACATGAAAGGAGGTCGGATGATTGAACATGATCAAGTACATAAAATTGTTGGGATTAATCCTCGGTATTGTGGTTGTGAATGTTCTCGCATTCTCACCCGGCTTTATCGGGCTGAATTTCGAGGAGGGTGCATTCACAACTGCGCTATCCGTCACCCTTCTGTTCGGCAGTGCAATGGCACTCTTGTATGGGAGTTACACCTTGCTGTTCAGACAACCGGTAGTCCTGCCCGTGAAGCATATCGAAACGCATGAAGATTATGTGGAAGCACTATCTTTTTATAGGCGCATTAAAGTTCTCGAAGAAGATATTACGCTGGGGCTGTCCCAACTTAGTCGAATGAAAAAGAAAAAAGAAACCCTCCTGAACGTGCTTCATCAACGGTTTGATCCCGGGGAACTGAGCTACAAGAAATTTGCTTCGGTCACACTGGAAGTGGAGAAGTTGTTGTACCTGAACATCCGCAGTGTGCTGAACCGGTTGAA
This Paenibacillus xylanexedens DNA region includes the following protein-coding sequences:
- a CDS encoding beta-L-arabinofuranosidase domain-containing protein yields the protein MIDTKKGFLGPEHVDLLNGVFQTSQEVGERYLLSLDIDRFLAPCFEAHGLPARKERYAGWEARTISGHSLGHYLSALAVTYQATGNITLKERLDYAVTELARIQQTTGSGYIGGLSEEPFHMAFRAENIGGFNIGEYWVPWYSVHKIYRGLIDAYKLTGNGQALDVVTRFADWAVEGLLPMTEEQMQTMLQSEHGGMNEVFAHLYGITGKALYLEIANKFTHQLILRPLEHKQDDLQGRHANTQIPKVIGAAEIYNQDHTHESYRTAAEFFWNTTVHHRSYVFGATSISEHYEAKGMESLGIKTGESCCTHNMLHLTKQLFAWNHDSAYMDYYENAIYNHILGTQDPDTGNKTYFASTLQGHYKIYGTHDTAWWCCTGSGMENPGKYAEAIYFEDEQDLYVNLYIASQLDWTSQGISLKLETDFPYSEKVTLTITGGSASAHLRLRVPSWLQEPMTATVNRDTEHPYTRMEPGYLSIDRTWTTGDVITITLPMSLRQYTARDDSHKVAFLYGPIVLAGALGNEGLPEDTIVDETALNPKTAPVPVIWTEQDDVREWIKVVDADTLTFELSKDVTSTGEAVKLIPFYDVHHEFYTVYWPFNDEGDALEKELNDITIDRVQADGQQDEIGHQLDSNCRGEHHNGSTTDGRKKLHMWREAFGVSGAYFSYQLAVDRKATNYLCVAYWGGDHSAFKREGKLYDRQFAITVDGTLIGEQRIHMNKIGDVFYVTYDIPEAVTSGKNSVTVMFQAKGDNGCAGKVVEVRTTRSKRESIFS
- a CDS encoding Uma2 family endonuclease, translating into MAKPDSKGTYNFQDWLTWEGAWELINGKAFNMSPAPTSLHQFIVGELHFSLRTFFQNRKCFVFVAPFDVYFSENEQYDLPDQVVQPDLSVVCSKDQISKSGCHGAPSLIIEVLSPSTALKDFNEKFNLYQKYGVNEYWIVDPGNQTVHVYTLEEGSYQTRHLYTEQETIQSVIYPELVIPLDSLFKFR